The genomic window AAGCAGTCCGGCATCGGCCGCGAGAATCACAAGATGATGCTCGATCACTACCAGCAGACGAAAAACCTACTGGTCAGCTACGCCCAGAAGGCCCAGGGCTTCTTCTGATGCAGGACGCGCGAGTACCAGCGCGTCTCAGAACCACCGCCGGGGCGATGGAGCTCCTCCGTCGCCTCGGCGGTATCCACGGCGCACTGATGATGCATCAGTCCGGCGGCTGCTGCGACGGGTCGTCACCGATGTGTTATCCCGCAAACGAATTCATCGTCGGAGACCGGGATGTACTGCTCGGACTGCTCGACCTGAGGCTCGGGGTCGGTGATGTTCCGACCGACCTCCCCGAGGGAACCGACGCCGTACCGGTCTGGATTTCGGGTTCGCAGT from Rhodococcus sp. P1Y includes these protein-coding regions:
- a CDS encoding DUF779 domain-containing protein; the protein is MQDARVPARLRTTAGAMELLRRLGGIHGALMMHQSGGCCDGSSPMCYPANEFIVGDRDVLLGLLDLRLGVGDVPTDLPEGTDAVPVWISGSQFEAWKHTQMVLDVVPGRGSGFSLETPEGLRFLSRGRAFTQEEYDILKEVTPFVGVDWEEGRRPPVPGDVIVVAEAVDACPVPGMLQG